A window of Longispora fulva contains these coding sequences:
- a CDS encoding sensor histidine kinase, translating to MTEAAGRVRWTETVPRLTTHADVASARTARRATAVGRWCSRVPPMVWDALLPTLLLVNVVTTRAPRDMPVAMALTAALALPLVWRHRAPLTVFCAVAAAAFVQWLLDVPLPADIALLVALYTAAAHSGRRGTLLAGAVVEAGVLMACLRWAPAGAFPTPFVAVTAMVVAAAVLGVNVRTTRAYLAAVQERAARREREQEQRARLAVAEERTRITREMHDIVTHNLSVMVALTDAAVYTQHRSPDRTTAAMLQVSETGRQALTDMRRALGVLRTDEPDAERHPLPGIAHLEALADQMCAAGLATRLDVEGGHGHIPATAQLTVYRLVQEALTNALKHTPTGTRAQVRILCSAGTVTVDVTDNGPCPPTPAATRSGHGIAGMRERAATYGGTLRAGLLPGGGWGVRTRLVLGGGGAESA from the coding sequence ATGACCGAGGCGGCCGGCAGGGTGCGGTGGACGGAGACAGTCCCACGGCTGACGACGCACGCGGACGTGGCCTCCGCACGAACGGCGCGACGGGCGACAGCCGTCGGGCGCTGGTGCTCCCGGGTGCCGCCCATGGTGTGGGACGCGCTGCTGCCGACGCTTCTCCTCGTCAACGTCGTGACCACCCGCGCGCCGCGGGACATGCCGGTGGCCATGGCCCTCACCGCCGCCCTCGCGCTGCCCCTGGTGTGGCGGCACCGGGCCCCGCTCACGGTGTTCTGCGCCGTGGCGGCAGCGGCTTTCGTCCAGTGGCTGCTGGACGTCCCACTGCCGGCGGACATCGCCCTGCTGGTGGCTCTCTACACGGCGGCGGCGCACTCGGGCCGGCGCGGCACGCTCCTCGCCGGCGCCGTCGTGGAGGCCGGGGTCCTGATGGCCTGTCTGCGCTGGGCGCCGGCGGGCGCGTTCCCGACCCCCTTCGTCGCGGTCACCGCGATGGTCGTCGCCGCCGCCGTCCTCGGGGTGAACGTGCGGACCACGCGCGCCTACCTCGCGGCCGTGCAGGAGCGGGCCGCACGCCGGGAACGGGAACAGGAACAGCGGGCGCGGCTGGCCGTCGCCGAGGAGAGGACCCGCATCACCCGGGAGATGCACGACATCGTCACCCACAACCTGTCCGTCATGGTCGCGCTCACCGACGCCGCCGTCTACACCCAGCACCGCTCGCCCGACCGGACCACCGCCGCGATGCTCCAGGTCTCCGAGACGGGCCGACAGGCCCTGACCGACATGCGGCGCGCGTTGGGCGTCCTGCGGACCGACGAACCGGACGCGGAGCGCCACCCGTTGCCCGGCATCGCACACCTGGAGGCCCTCGCCGACCAGATGTGCGCCGCCGGGCTGGCGACCCGCCTCGACGTCGAAGGCGGCCACGGACACATACCCGCCACCGCGCAACTCACCGTCTACCGCCTGGTGCAGGAAGCCTTGACCAACGCCCTCAAGCACACGCCCACCGGTACCCGCGCGCAGGTCCGGATCCTGTGCTCCGCCGGGACTGTCACCGTGGACGTCACCGACAACGGCCCCTGCCCGCCGACTCCCGCAGCCACCCGCTCCGGCCACGGCATCGCCGGCATGCGCGAGCGCGCGGCCACGTACGGGGGGACGTTGCGGGCGGGACTGCTTCCGGGCGGCGGGTGGGGAGTTCGTACCCGTCTCGTCCTCGGCGGCGGTGGGGCGGAGTCCGCATGA
- a CDS encoding 2-phosphosulfolactate phosphatase: MISPYAQSGFRARFDWGLTGAGEVGAGAAIVAVVDVLSFTTSLTVAADQGIEVFPYRWRDDTAEAHARRHDAVLAVGRAQATEPGQVSLSPATIRRAKGITRLVLPSPNGSTIAQSLAASGSRVIGVSLRNADAAADWTAARLGARPEDVVAVVAAGERWADGSLRPAVEDLWGAGAFLSGLAGRGVGPLSPEAEAAAAAYRQVVGRIPELLAECAGGRELFDYGYPQDVAIAAEVDASTSVPVLTGYSFRAER; encoded by the coding sequence GTGATCAGCCCCTACGCCCAGAGCGGCTTCCGCGCCCGGTTCGACTGGGGCCTGACCGGTGCCGGGGAGGTGGGCGCCGGGGCGGCGATCGTGGCCGTGGTCGATGTACTGTCGTTCACCACGTCACTCACCGTCGCCGCCGACCAGGGCATCGAGGTGTTCCCCTACCGGTGGCGGGACGACACCGCCGAGGCGCACGCCCGCCGGCACGACGCGGTCCTCGCCGTCGGCCGCGCGCAGGCCACCGAACCCGGGCAGGTGAGCCTGTCCCCCGCGACGATCCGCCGCGCGAAGGGCATCACCCGACTGGTACTGCCCTCCCCGAACGGCTCCACCATCGCCCAGTCCCTGGCGGCCTCGGGCTCGCGGGTGATCGGGGTGTCACTGCGCAACGCCGACGCCGCTGCGGACTGGACGGCCGCACGGCTGGGAGCCCGGCCCGAGGACGTGGTCGCGGTCGTCGCCGCTGGCGAACGCTGGGCCGACGGCTCGCTGCGGCCGGCGGTGGAGGACCTGTGGGGAGCCGGGGCGTTCCTCTCCGGCCTCGCAGGGCGCGGGGTCGGGCCGCTGTCCCCGGAGGCGGAGGCCGCGGCGGCCGCGTACCGGCAGGTCGTCGGGCGGATTCCGGAGCTGCTGGCCGAGTGCGCGGGCGGCAGGGAGCTGTTCGACTACGGGTATCCGCAGGATGTGGCGATCGCGGCCGAGGTGGACGCGAGCACGTCGGTGCCGGTGCTCACCGGGTACAGCTTCCGGGCCGAGCGCTGA
- a CDS encoding leucine-rich repeat domain-containing protein, translating to MSTSATPEHLSHDDADARLAGALSAAFEADCDDVLLFDGDLTLDGDFLDAVDEFLAGDAVDLIVVTGDLTVSGRIALYEDRPGLYVGGRTRAETLEGGAAEIHLHDGAFTHLVYGEYRDGALRTGTVDTPWVIDFDHEMVVDAPGACWVDAYGDAEHADFDRQGIVDAFVPEVVDPEDGELRLEELLDRLRDGLPVLRPGARTATEAVGEHVSRALADRSEHLDLTGHKLREFPVEVLRMPWLRTLILDGNPIGELPAELGTLARLEYLSVCHCGLTALPESISDLAGLRVLRLAGNKIGDGAVLTLPEAVGRLAELRELDISGMSGGPVRATPWRGVPGVAPLILPDTFGGLVGLRRLTADQTNVVFPESAHGLTGLEEVSMASTMGGYLTVLPEAVTTFPNLRRLDLSGNFFTAVPDSLLRLTRLEELDLSGSLSLVTVPLPDLGRLPALRVLGFSGHTHDRGVPELAYTFLRQLFDMALATLEELRVDRWGTDDRRGQLTPGHLAGIGTFRRLRTVDLSFNRLEDLPAEFDTLPELADVDLRYNRLPPAVRERVAAAHPAARIDVQS from the coding sequence ATGTCGACGTCCGCCACCCCTGAACACCTGTCCCACGACGACGCCGACGCCCGCCTCGCCGGCGCGCTGTCCGCCGCGTTCGAGGCCGACTGCGACGACGTGCTGCTCTTCGACGGCGACCTCACCCTGGACGGGGACTTCCTGGACGCCGTCGACGAGTTCCTCGCCGGGGACGCCGTCGACCTGATCGTGGTCACCGGCGACCTGACCGTCAGCGGTCGCATCGCGCTCTACGAGGACCGGCCCGGCCTCTACGTCGGCGGTCGCACCCGGGCAGAGACCCTGGAGGGCGGTGCGGCGGAGATCCACCTGCACGACGGCGCCTTCACCCACCTGGTCTACGGCGAGTACCGCGACGGCGCCCTGCGGACCGGGACCGTCGACACCCCCTGGGTGATCGACTTCGACCACGAGATGGTCGTCGACGCCCCCGGCGCGTGCTGGGTGGACGCCTACGGCGACGCCGAGCACGCGGACTTCGACCGGCAGGGCATCGTCGACGCGTTCGTGCCCGAGGTCGTCGACCCGGAGGACGGCGAGCTGCGGTTGGAGGAGCTCCTGGACCGGCTGCGCGACGGGCTGCCCGTGCTGCGGCCCGGGGCCCGGACGGCCACCGAGGCGGTGGGCGAGCACGTGTCACGCGCCCTGGCCGACCGGTCCGAGCACCTCGATCTGACCGGGCACAAGCTGCGGGAGTTCCCTGTCGAGGTGCTGCGGATGCCGTGGCTGCGGACCCTGATCCTGGACGGCAACCCGATCGGCGAGCTGCCGGCGGAACTCGGGACGCTCGCCCGGCTGGAGTACCTGTCGGTGTGTCATTGCGGGCTGACCGCCCTGCCCGAGTCGATAAGCGACCTGGCCGGGCTGCGGGTGCTGCGGCTCGCGGGCAACAAGATCGGGGACGGGGCCGTGCTCACGCTGCCGGAGGCCGTCGGCAGGCTCGCCGAGCTGCGGGAGCTGGACATCTCCGGGATGTCCGGCGGGCCCGTCCGGGCGACCCCGTGGCGGGGCGTGCCCGGGGTGGCGCCGTTGATCCTGCCGGACACCTTCGGTGGTCTGGTCGGGCTGCGGCGGCTGACCGCCGACCAGACCAACGTCGTGTTCCCGGAGTCCGCGCACGGCCTGACCGGGCTCGAGGAGGTTTCCATGGCCAGCACCATGGGCGGGTACCTCACGGTGCTCCCCGAGGCCGTCACCACCTTCCCGAACCTGCGCCGGCTGGACCTGAGCGGCAACTTCTTCACCGCCGTCCCCGACAGCCTGCTCCGCCTGACCCGACTCGAGGAACTCGACCTCAGCGGCAGCCTCAGCCTGGTGACCGTCCCGCTGCCGGACCTCGGGCGCCTGCCGGCCCTGCGCGTCCTCGGCTTCAGCGGGCACACCCACGACCGGGGCGTGCCCGAGCTGGCGTACACGTTCCTGCGGCAGCTGTTCGACATGGCGCTGGCCACGCTGGAGGAACTGCGCGTCGACCGGTGGGGCACGGACGACAGGCGTGGCCAGCTCACGCCCGGGCACCTCGCCGGGATCGGGACGTTCCGCCGGCTGCGGACCGTCGACCTGTCCTTCAACCGGCTCGAGGACCTGCCGGCGGAGTTCGACACGCTACCGGAGCTGGCGGATGTCGACCTCCGGTACAACCGGCTTCCCCCGGCGGTGCGCGAACGCGTCGCCGCCGCGCACCCGGCCGCCCGGATCGACGTCCAATCCTAG
- a CDS encoding alpha/beta hydrolase family protein gives MTEIFMSPLEILALLGAVALVVARWLPPAARPRVTIAAGAVAALSAILLSVAGIRWQTLPVLAGAALASPFAFAPVVRRRTGRPPWRARWWLAVPGSVACVGLIATGPVAAWAFPVPVFPAPSGDFAVGTRVEQWTDPGRPETFTADPDDRRTVVVQLWYPARKSPAGVPRARYLGRTEHEARTVSAALAREAGLPGFLVDGVARAHTHAVSDAPVDSAGGRFPVVLFSPGSSGVRTQNTAWAEELASHGYVVAALDHPYDSAVVVLADGRAITTETRSSGDRDRDDQLAAGWTAVRAADLSFVLTQLDSLAGPLRGRLDTGRVAVSGHSMGGAAAVQAARQDRRFDAVVDLDGFPHGPTSPALDQPTLAFTQAVTPGTDPRYMPRLTEALTSSTATSYRLTIPGAAHLTFMDGPLYLPPVPSIVGSLGRTGSPRVVAAATLAFLDAVLRDEPGDLAGVLRAYGDLSVHHPD, from the coding sequence GTGACCGAGATCTTCATGTCCCCCCTGGAAATCCTCGCCCTGCTGGGCGCCGTCGCACTGGTGGTGGCGCGCTGGCTTCCCCCCGCGGCCCGCCCCCGCGTCACGATCGCGGCGGGCGCGGTCGCCGCGCTGTCCGCGATCCTGCTGAGTGTGGCGGGGATCCGCTGGCAGACTCTGCCGGTACTGGCGGGCGCGGCCCTCGCGTCGCCGTTCGCCTTCGCTCCTGTGGTGCGACGCCGCACCGGCCGGCCGCCGTGGCGGGCCCGCTGGTGGCTGGCGGTGCCGGGTTCGGTGGCCTGCGTCGGCCTGATCGCCACGGGCCCGGTGGCCGCCTGGGCCTTTCCCGTGCCCGTGTTCCCCGCACCGTCGGGCGACTTCGCGGTCGGCACCCGTGTGGAGCAGTGGACCGACCCCGGCCGCCCCGAGACGTTCACCGCCGATCCGGACGACCGGCGCACCGTCGTGGTCCAGCTCTGGTACCCCGCGCGGAAGAGCCCCGCGGGGGTGCCGCGGGCCCGGTACCTCGGACGCACGGAGCACGAGGCGCGCACCGTCTCCGCGGCCCTCGCCCGCGAGGCCGGCCTGCCGGGTTTCCTGGTCGACGGTGTTGCGCGCGCCCACACCCACGCGGTCTCCGACGCCCCGGTGGACAGCGCGGGCGGTCGGTTCCCCGTCGTGTTGTTCTCGCCCGGGTCGAGCGGAGTGCGCACCCAGAACACCGCCTGGGCGGAGGAACTGGCCAGCCACGGCTATGTGGTCGCGGCCCTCGACCACCCGTACGACTCCGCGGTCGTCGTCCTCGCCGATGGCCGAGCCATCACCACCGAGACCCGCTCCAGCGGGGACCGGGACAGGGACGACCAGTTGGCGGCCGGTTGGACAGCGGTGCGGGCCGCCGACCTCAGCTTCGTCCTCACCCAGCTGGACAGTCTCGCCGGCCCGCTGCGCGGACGCCTGGACACCGGCCGGGTCGCGGTGTCCGGCCACTCCATGGGAGGTGCCGCGGCCGTGCAGGCGGCCCGGCAGGATCGCCGGTTCGACGCCGTCGTCGATCTGGACGGCTTCCCGCACGGCCCGACATCGCCCGCCCTGGACCAGCCGACGCTCGCGTTCACCCAGGCCGTCACCCCGGGAACCGACCCGCGCTACATGCCCCGCCTCACCGAGGCGCTCACGTCCAGCACCGCGACGAGCTACCGGCTCACCATCCCCGGCGCCGCACATCTGACCTTCATGGACGGCCCCCTGTACCTGCCGCCCGTGCCGTCGATCGTCGGCTCCCTGGGCCGCACCGGGAGTCCGCGCGTCGTCGCCGCGGCCACCCTGGCCTTCCTGGACGCCGTTCTGCGGGACGAACCCGGCGACCTGGCCGGCGTTTTACGGGCCTACGGCGACCTCAGCGTCCACCACCCGGACTGA
- a CDS encoding GNAT family N-acetyltransferase — MPELQRLRADHVPALLGFERENRAYFAAAVPDRGDEYFAEFDARIAALLAEQATGGCHFHVLVAAEGTIVGRVNLVDVADGAAELGYRIAEHATGRGLARAAVAQICALAATGYGLDTLRAKTTVDNHASRAVLARTGFVPAGETVLSGRPGLLFVRDLLGYPPPEVVRGGHLVQCNE, encoded by the coding sequence ATGCCCGAACTGCAGCGCCTGCGCGCCGACCACGTCCCCGCCCTGCTCGGGTTCGAGCGGGAGAACAGGGCGTACTTCGCCGCCGCCGTGCCCGACCGCGGCGACGAGTATTTCGCCGAGTTCGACGCCCGGATCGCCGCGCTGCTGGCCGAACAGGCCACCGGCGGATGCCACTTCCACGTGCTGGTCGCCGCCGAGGGCACGATCGTCGGGCGGGTCAATCTGGTCGACGTGGCCGACGGCGCCGCGGAACTCGGCTACCGGATCGCCGAGCACGCCACGGGCCGGGGCCTGGCCCGCGCGGCCGTCGCCCAGATCTGCGCCCTGGCAGCCACCGGGTACGGCCTGGACACCCTGCGGGCCAAGACGACCGTGGACAATCACGCTTCGCGCGCCGTGCTGGCCCGAACCGGCTTCGTGCCCGCCGGGGAGACGGTCCTCAGCGGCCGGCCAGGATTGCTGTTCGTCCGCGACCTGCTCGGATATCCACCGCCCGAAGTGGTGCGCGGCGGGCATCTCGTACAGTGCAATGAATGA
- a CDS encoding MFS transporter, whose protein sequence is MSVRESNRPVQAVPPRTGRVFAIVALAVGMANLDLFVVNVALPVIGRDFHGAPLSSLSWVLNGYAIVFAALLVPLGRIADRIGHRTGFLLGLGTFTLASALCALCPSVGWLIAARVLQAAGAALCVPTSLALLLAAAAPERRAPLVRAWVAVGGVAAALGPVLGGLLTQIDWRWVFLINVPIGVAGLVLGPRVLPRNDARADKPWPDMLGSALMIFAVGALALALVKADDWGWGSVRFGGTVAVAVLAAALFVWRSAVHPAPVLDMSLLRVRGFGVATVAATLFTVAFAMMLLSVVLWCQQVLGYSAVQTGLAVAPGPLMVPLLSLMVSGLARRMGGANRVAALGTALFAGGIAWWAASVDPSVPASYPSQILPGMVLTGIGVGLTLPALIGSAAAALPATQFATGSAVIQMGRQVGSVLGISLLVTVLGGRSGQDPVEMFRSGWLVLLGVCAVALVAAAWPAKRPTA, encoded by the coding sequence ATGTCAGTTCGAGAATCAAACCGTCCAGTCCAAGCGGTACCTCCGCGCACCGGCCGGGTCTTCGCGATCGTCGCCCTCGCCGTCGGCATGGCCAACCTGGACCTGTTCGTGGTCAACGTCGCCCTCCCGGTGATCGGCCGCGACTTCCACGGCGCCCCACTGTCGTCCCTGTCCTGGGTCCTCAACGGCTACGCCATCGTGTTCGCCGCCCTGCTCGTCCCGCTCGGCCGGATCGCCGACCGGATCGGCCACCGGACAGGGTTCCTGCTCGGCCTGGGCACCTTCACCCTCGCCTCCGCACTGTGCGCGCTGTGCCCGTCGGTCGGCTGGCTGATCGCCGCCCGGGTACTCCAGGCCGCCGGCGCCGCACTGTGCGTGCCGACCTCGCTGGCACTCCTGCTGGCCGCCGCCGCACCCGAGCGACGCGCACCGCTGGTCCGCGCCTGGGTCGCGGTGGGCGGCGTGGCCGCGGCGCTCGGCCCGGTGCTGGGCGGACTGCTCACCCAGATCGACTGGCGCTGGGTCTTCCTGATCAACGTGCCGATCGGCGTCGCCGGCCTGGTGCTCGGCCCCCGCGTGCTACCGCGCAACGACGCGCGGGCCGACAAGCCCTGGCCGGACATGCTCGGCAGCGCACTCATGATCTTCGCGGTCGGAGCACTGGCGCTGGCCCTGGTCAAGGCCGACGACTGGGGCTGGGGGTCCGTCCGGTTCGGCGGCACCGTCGCGGTCGCGGTCCTCGCCGCCGCGCTGTTCGTGTGGCGATCCGCCGTGCACCCAGCGCCGGTGCTGGACATGTCACTGCTGCGGGTGCGCGGCTTCGGCGTCGCGACCGTCGCCGCCACGCTGTTCACCGTCGCGTTCGCGATGATGCTGCTGTCCGTCGTGCTGTGGTGCCAGCAGGTCCTCGGCTACTCTGCGGTGCAGACCGGGCTTGCGGTCGCGCCCGGACCATTGATGGTGCCGCTGCTGTCCCTGATGGTCAGCGGACTGGCGCGCCGGATGGGCGGCGCGAACCGGGTCGCGGCGCTCGGCACCGCGCTGTTCGCCGGCGGCATCGCCTGGTGGGCGGCGAGCGTGGACCCGAGCGTGCCCGCCAGCTACCCGAGCCAGATCCTGCCCGGGATGGTGCTGACCGGGATCGGCGTCGGGCTCACCCTGCCGGCGTTGATCGGCTCGGCGGCCGCGGCCCTGCCCGCCACCCAGTTCGCCACCGGCTCCGCCGTGATCCAGATGGGCCGACAGGTCGGCTCGGTGCTCGGCATCTCGCTGCTGGTCACCGTCCTGGGCGGCCGGAGCGGCCAGGACCCGGTGGAGATGTTCCGCTCGGGCTGGCTGGTGCTGCTGGGCGTCTGCGCGGTCGCGCTGGTGGCCGCGGCCTGGCCGGCGAAGCGACCGACCGCCTGA
- a CDS encoding PadR family transcriptional regulator, protein MAVLREPTFLILAALAVRPLHGYGVIQEVATLSDDRVALQAGTLYAALERLVAEGLVEPDHEELVDGRQRRYYRLTEDGVTALNTDLVRQRRNATAAAGRLRRRAATGMTLGATA, encoded by the coding sequence ATGGCTGTGCTGCGCGAACCCACGTTCCTGATCCTCGCTGCCCTCGCCGTGCGCCCCCTGCACGGCTACGGGGTCATCCAGGAGGTCGCCACCCTCTCCGACGACCGGGTGGCGCTACAGGCCGGCACCCTCTACGCCGCCCTGGAACGCCTCGTGGCCGAGGGCCTGGTCGAGCCGGACCACGAGGAACTCGTCGACGGCCGCCAACGGCGCTACTACCGACTCACGGAGGACGGCGTGACCGCCCTGAACACCGACCTGGTCCGACAGCGGCGCAACGCCACCGCCGCCGCCGGACGACTGCGCCGCCGGGCGGCGACCGGCATGACCCTCGGAGCCACGGCATGA
- a CDS encoding phosphoesterase PA-phosphatase — protein MLARPARVITEVFAPAVLAAAMPVVVGLHAGPTWLAGLGWGLLTVVFSAVVPYAVIRIFMRLGRIEGDHHIGDRRQRTVPLLFAMLSVLLGVLALHFLGAPREDVAIGAVMLAVLLVTGVVNALWWKLSAHTAVAAGSVAVLVLLFGAALLVAVPVVAAVAWSRVRLRDHTTAQVLAGIGLGAVVATAVWIPLT, from the coding sequence ATGCTCGCCCGCCCGGCCCGCGTCATCACCGAGGTCTTCGCGCCCGCCGTCCTGGCCGCCGCGATGCCGGTCGTCGTCGGCCTGCACGCCGGCCCGACGTGGCTGGCGGGCCTCGGATGGGGCCTGCTCACCGTCGTGTTCAGCGCCGTCGTGCCGTACGCCGTCATCCGGATATTCATGCGCCTCGGCCGGATCGAGGGCGACCACCACATCGGCGACCGCCGGCAGCGCACGGTCCCGCTGCTGTTCGCCATGCTGTCCGTGCTGCTGGGCGTGCTCGCGCTCCACTTCCTCGGCGCGCCGCGGGAGGATGTGGCGATCGGGGCCGTGATGCTCGCCGTCCTCCTCGTCACCGGAGTCGTCAACGCGCTGTGGTGGAAGCTGTCGGCCCACACCGCCGTCGCGGCCGGCTCCGTCGCGGTGCTGGTGCTCCTCTTCGGCGCCGCACTGCTCGTCGCCGTGCCGGTCGTGGCGGCTGTCGCCTGGTCCCGGGTGCGGCTCCGGGATCACACCACCGCACAGGTACTGGCCGGCATCGGACTCGGAGCGGTCGTCGCCACCGCCGTGTGGATTCCCCTCACCTAG
- a CDS encoding HAD domain-containing protein has translation MQRPLLFLDVDGPLIPFGGAPERYPMDVAGSHGNPLLARVDPGHGPRLEALRCELVWATTWMADANEHVAPLLGLPDLAVVDWPEPSDADERDERAGLHWKTRALVARAAGRLFVWVDDEITDKDRAWVSTHHPGAALLHRVDPRRGLTDEDFAVLDGWLRLR, from the coding sequence ATGCAGCGTCCGCTGCTCTTCCTCGACGTGGACGGGCCGCTCATTCCCTTCGGGGGCGCGCCCGAGCGGTACCCGATGGACGTGGCGGGAAGTCACGGGAATCCGCTCCTGGCCAGGGTCGATCCGGGGCACGGGCCCCGGCTGGAGGCCCTCCGGTGCGAGCTGGTCTGGGCCACCACCTGGATGGCTGACGCGAACGAGCACGTCGCCCCGTTGCTCGGCCTGCCGGACCTGGCCGTCGTGGACTGGCCGGAGCCGTCCGACGCCGACGAGCGCGACGAGCGGGCCGGGCTGCACTGGAAGACCCGCGCCCTCGTCGCCCGCGCGGCCGGGCGGCTGTTCGTCTGGGTCGACGACGAGATCACGGACAAGGATCGGGCGTGGGTGTCCACACACCATCCCGGAGCGGCTCTCCTGCACCGCGTCGATCCCCGCAGGGGCCTGACCGACGAGGACTTCGCCGTCCTCGACGGCTGGCTGCGCCTCCGCTAG
- a CDS encoding response regulator, whose product MTIRVLIVDDEALLRMAFSMLLEAQPDMAPVGEAADGVGAVRLAREVRPDVVLMDVRMPGTDGIEATRQIIEACPRSRVLILTTFDLDEYAFAGLHAGASGFLLKNTRPEEFLTAIRSVAAGDAVVSPRITRRLLENLRPHLTGGEADHDERLGRLSAREREVLVQVGRGLSNTEIAAALYLAEATVKSHLGRVLHKLELRDRIQAVIFAYESRLIHLA is encoded by the coding sequence ATGACGATCCGCGTCCTGATCGTCGACGACGAGGCGCTGCTCCGGATGGCGTTCAGCATGCTCCTGGAGGCCCAGCCCGACATGGCACCGGTCGGCGAGGCCGCCGACGGCGTCGGGGCCGTCCGCCTCGCCCGGGAGGTGCGCCCCGATGTCGTCCTCATGGACGTCCGGATGCCCGGGACCGACGGGATCGAGGCGACCCGACAGATCATCGAGGCCTGCCCGCGCAGCAGGGTACTGATCCTGACCACCTTCGACCTGGACGAGTACGCCTTCGCCGGACTCCACGCCGGAGCCTCGGGCTTCCTGCTGAAGAACACCAGGCCCGAGGAGTTCCTCACCGCGATCCGCAGCGTCGCGGCGGGCGACGCGGTGGTCTCCCCGCGGATCACCCGGCGCCTGCTGGAGAACCTCCGCCCGCACCTCACCGGCGGCGAGGCCGACCACGACGAGCGGCTGGGTCGGCTCAGCGCCCGTGAACGCGAGGTGCTCGTCCAGGTGGGCCGCGGGCTGTCCAACACCGAGATCGCGGCCGCGCTGTACCTCGCGGAGGCGACCGTGAAGTCGCACCTGGGGCGGGTCCTGCACAAGCTCGAACTCCGCGACCGGATTCAGGCCGTGATCTTCGCCTACGAGAGCCGACTCATCCACCTGGCATGA
- a CDS encoding winged helix-turn-helix transcriptional regulator — protein sequence MTTPHVDWTALPGRPCSVAAALQLLGERWALLAVREITYGNHRFVDIVRNTGAPRDRMAARLRGLVEAGVLERRQYSERPERHEYHLTEAGTELRPVMLALLSWGDKWLADTPPVTLEHICGQPLDPVTICRACGQEVGRGETTLHVNAPGWDQSGPAPR from the coding sequence ATGACGACGCCACACGTGGATTGGACCGCACTGCCCGGCCGGCCGTGCTCCGTCGCCGCGGCCCTCCAACTCCTCGGCGAACGGTGGGCCCTGCTGGCGGTCCGCGAGATCACCTACGGCAACCACCGGTTCGTCGACATCGTCCGCAACACCGGAGCCCCGCGCGACCGGATGGCCGCCCGGCTCCGCGGCCTGGTCGAGGCCGGCGTCCTGGAACGCCGCCAGTACTCCGAGCGGCCCGAACGCCACGAGTACCACCTCACCGAAGCCGGCACCGAACTGCGGCCCGTGATGCTCGCGCTGCTGTCCTGGGGCGACAAGTGGCTGGCCGACACCCCGCCGGTGACGCTTGAGCACATCTGCGGGCAGCCGCTCGACCCGGTCACGATCTGCCGCGCGTGCGGTCAGGAGGTCGGCCGGGGCGAGACGACGCTGCACGTCAACGCGCCCGGCTGGGACCAGTCAGGGCCCGCACCGCGCTGA
- a CDS encoding carboxymuconolactone decarboxylase family protein — translation MINSANDRFERGLALLRTISGTQHPAVLDSLADIAPDLARYTVEFGYGDILSRPGLSLPLRQLATVAALAALGNAAPQLRFHIDGALNVGWTREEIVETLIHVCVYAGFPASLNALTVARQAFEARPDAAAAPATTPRPDGDRYARGEATLAAVDGHAGEQVLASLRDIAPDLGRYIIEFSFGDIYSRPGLDLKSREIATVAMCTALGTVTPQLKVHIHGLLNVGGTETEVVEVITQMAGYAGFPAALNAIAAAREVFADRRADQEDVS, via the coding sequence ATGATCAACAGTGCGAACGACCGATTCGAACGCGGCCTGGCCCTGCTGCGCACGATCAGCGGCACCCAGCACCCGGCGGTCCTCGACAGCCTCGCCGACATCGCCCCTGACCTGGCCCGCTACACCGTCGAGTTCGGCTACGGCGACATCCTCTCGCGCCCCGGCCTGAGCCTGCCGCTGCGGCAGCTCGCGACCGTCGCGGCCCTGGCGGCGCTCGGCAACGCCGCGCCCCAGCTGCGGTTCCACATCGACGGCGCGCTCAACGTGGGCTGGACCCGCGAGGAGATCGTCGAGACCCTCATCCACGTCTGCGTGTACGCCGGATTTCCCGCGAGCCTCAACGCCCTGACCGTCGCCCGGCAGGCTTTCGAGGCCCGCCCCGACGCCGCCGCCGCGCCGGCCACCACCCCGCGACCCGACGGCGACCGGTACGCCCGCGGCGAGGCCACCCTCGCCGCCGTCGACGGGCACGCCGGCGAACAGGTCCTCGCCTCGCTGCGCGACATCGCCCCGGACCTGGGCCGGTACATCATCGAGTTCTCGTTCGGCGACATCTACTCCCGCCCGGGCCTGGACCTCAAGTCCCGCGAGATCGCCACCGTGGCCATGTGCACCGCGCTGGGCACAGTGACGCCGCAGCTCAAGGTGCACATCCACGGCCTGCTCAACGTCGGCGGCACCGAGACGGAGGTCGTCGAGGTGATCACCCAGATGGCCGGGTACGCCGGCTTCCCCGCGGCCCTCAACGCCATCGCCGCGGCCCGCGAGGTGTTCGCCGACCGCCGGGCCGACCAGGAGGACGTATCGTGA